The DNA region CATGATGGCCGTTGATATGGGCCTGGAAACCTTTTTAAATCATAAAATTCCGGATATTGAAGCCCTCACTTTCAGCGAAACTCTATCAAAATTTACAAAGTCAGTCGCGATTACCGGACAATTAACAAAATCCCTGATAAATCTGACTGAAAAAAAATGTCTCGATGTTGGTTATGAGCAAGATAGCTGTGAAGCCTTTGCTCAGGGTTCAGCGGCAGCAACCCTGGGTGCATTAATCAGCCTGGGCGCGCTGACAGGCTTGACGAGCAAGAAGGTAACAGATGGCATTAAAGCTGCCCAGCTAAAATCCGTAACTGACAAAGTAGCCACGACTTATCTTGAAGAGCTTAAAAAGGCAGACTATAAGTACCCCGAAATGACAGCCAGCCAAAAGGCTTCACGATATGCGCGCGAGCAAATTCCCCACGCAGCGACGGTCACAACAGCTTATACTACCAAAGGTCTGTTAGTTAGCACCTGTAAGAAGCTGGTAAAAGAGCTTGATCTGGGCGAAAACGCTATGAAATATCGAGACCCTTTGTGTCTGGCTGTCGTATCCAGTATCAGTCTCACGGCTGCGTGGCTTGGCCTGAATAGTGACAAGTGGGTGACTGGAGACTTTTCCGGTGTCTTTATCGATAATATTCACGAATCAGACGGCATGCACCTGACGGATGCTGCCAAGATTGCCGCAGAATCATATGTTGAGAGCCCAATGGCCAAAGACCTTTTAAAAATGGGAGCTGGCACCCTGTCATTCTCGGTTTTTTATGCCATCAACCGTGCTTTACCAAATAACCCTGTTGCGATGAACGCCAGAAATGGGGCTCACCTTTCACTGATACTGGATGGTACACAGATCGTCATGTCTCACTCGATTCCGTTTGCAATCATTGCCCCTGAGTTAGCCTATGATATTGCTTACCAGACACTGTATAGCCTGAGCTACCCGTCCCACGTGTTGTCAGACAAAGACAACAAACAACTGAATCTGCAATCTGACCTGGACAATGGCAACTACAAAATACCCATACTCAATAGATGCATAATGACGAATGCTGTTGGTCAAACAACAGAGTCCTATCAGATGAACCACAACTGCTATTAATAGTTCCTTTATTAATAGTTCTTTAAAAATAGCCTGAAGCTTTATCGTGTTTTTCCGGAAGCTGCTAAGCACAGCAGCTTCCGGAAAATTAAGGCCGTCTGCCACCAGTAAAAAAAAATCCTTCCCGTCAGACACAACTATACTCTGTGCTCGGTTAAAGCTATCTCTGAGTACTGTTTCTTATGAAAACACTGTGTCACTGCCTTCTGTCGTTTTGTTTCTGGGCTGCCAGCGTCGTCTGGATAACACCGTTAAGAGCTGCACCATTACCAACCCCTCCTCCCATTAAAATCCCAACCCCCGGAGAAGTGATCGGTTTGCCGGGTCTGAGCCAGATAATGTCAAAGCAATACGCTGGTCAGGTAAAAGTCAGTGACTGCGGCAACTATATATTCTTCTGGTTTTTTGAATCACAATCCTTACCCACTGATCCGGTCGTCGTCTGGCTGAATGGTGGTCCGGGCGCATCCAGCATGATCGGGCTGTTCACGGAAAACGGGCCAATCATGCTGGAAAACAGCGACACGGGAGGGCTGGCCGTAAAAGCCCGTGAGGCCAGCTGGAATAAGAATGCTCATTATCTGGTCATTGACCAGCCCGCAGGCACAGGGCTTTCATTCTCAGCTAAACCAGATAGCTGCCAGCCCACCAATGAAACCGAATCCACCAAACAGCTCTATACGGCATTGCAGCAAATCTTCACTGTGCTGCCCCAGTTCCAGAAAAATCCGCTCTATATCTTTGGTGAATCATTTGCTGGTCACTATATTCCCCACCTGGGCAAATACATCATTGATGCCAATGCCCACATCAGCCTCGACAAGAAACGTCGCACTGTCAATAACGCTATTCATTTGAATTTAAAAGGACTGGGAATTGGTGACGGATGGATTGACCCGGAGTTCCAGACAAAAGGTATGGCAGACTTTGCTTATTTTCAGGGACTCGTAACAGAACCCGGTCGGGATCAATTAAAACAGGTTGAAGATCGATGCACCACTCAGCTCGCCAAATATAATACGCCCGCTTATATGAATGGCACTCAGTCCGTTCCCGCCTCTGTCGCTGACCTGTGTGATGCCGTCATCAACCAGCTGGTTGCCATGACCGGTAAAAATGAATACAACCTTAACCTTGTCCATAAGTACCGGTACGACGACATTTACAAATATCTGAATACGGAATCGGTGCGAGAAGCATTGCATGTATCCACGTCAACCCCTCCCTGGACGATAGTAAACAATAAAATTGGCAGCAGCTTTAAAAACAGGTGAAATGAACTCCACGATTAAGTTCATCGCTGACATCTTAAAAAG from Endozoicomonas sp. NE40 includes:
- a CDS encoding S10 family serine carboxypeptidase-like protein; its protein translation is MKTLCHCLLSFCFWAASVVWITPLRAAPLPTPPPIKIPTPGEVIGLPGLSQIMSKQYAGQVKVSDCGNYIFFWFFESQSLPTDPVVVWLNGGPGASSMIGLFTENGPIMLENSDTGGLAVKAREASWNKNAHYLVIDQPAGTGLSFSAKPDSCQPTNETESTKQLYTALQQIFTVLPQFQKNPLYIFGESFAGHYIPHLGKYIIDANAHISLDKKRRTVNNAIHLNLKGLGIGDGWIDPEFQTKGMADFAYFQGLVTEPGRDQLKQVEDRCTTQLAKYNTPAYMNGTQSVPASVADLCDAVINQLVAMTGKNEYNLNLVHKYRYDDIYKYLNTESVREALHVSTSTPPWTIVNNKIGSSFKNR